The following are encoded together in the Pectobacterium wasabiae CFBP 3304 genome:
- a CDS encoding amino acid ABC transporter ATP-binding protein, translating to MPLITINQVQKYYGQNHVLKGVDLDIEIGEVISIIGRSGSGKSTLLRCMNGLEGYQDGSIKLGGMTVTDRDSQAREISRSVGMVFQNFNLFPHMTALENVMLAPRRVLGKSAAECQALGEQMLNKVGLGERLHYYPGNLSGGQQQRVAIARALAMNPKVLLCDEITSALDPELVGEVLKVLEQLAAEGMTLILVTHEMNFAREVGDRVVFMHQGTVWEQGDSKTLFANPQTRELKQFIASVRGLSEA from the coding sequence ATGCCGCTCATCACCATTAATCAGGTTCAAAAATATTACGGTCAGAACCATGTCCTGAAAGGCGTGGATCTGGATATCGAAATCGGTGAGGTCATTTCGATCATCGGGCGCAGCGGCTCCGGTAAAAGCACGCTACTGCGCTGCATGAACGGTCTGGAAGGGTATCAGGATGGCAGCATCAAGCTGGGCGGGATGACCGTCACCGACAGGGATTCACAGGCGCGGGAAATTAGCCGCTCGGTCGGGATGGTGTTCCAGAATTTCAATCTGTTTCCGCACATGACGGCGCTGGAAAATGTGATGTTGGCACCGCGCCGCGTGCTGGGTAAAAGTGCGGCGGAGTGTCAGGCGTTAGGTGAACAGATGCTCAACAAGGTCGGGCTGGGCGAACGCCTTCATTATTATCCCGGCAATCTGTCGGGCGGTCAGCAGCAGCGCGTCGCCATTGCCCGTGCATTGGCGATGAATCCAAAAGTCCTACTGTGTGACGAAATTACCTCGGCACTCGATCCTGAATTAGTCGGCGAAGTGCTGAAGGTGCTGGAACAGCTTGCCGCAGAAGGCATGACGTTGATTCTGGTTACGCATGAAATGAATTTTGCCCGTGAAGTGGGCGACCGCGTGGTGTTTATGCATCAGGGTACGGTTTGGGAGCAGGGCGACAGTAAAACACTGTTCGCTAACCCGCAGACCCGCGAACTGAAACAGTTTATCGCCTCGGTTCGAGGATTATCGGAAGCGTAA
- a CDS encoding amino acid ABC transporter permease translates to MTFTDWDIVRNLLLAARWTLLLSLTAFIGGALVTFPLMLLRLTKRKWPTRFVHLYSELFQGTPLLMQLFLAFFGLALFGIDVSPWTAAALALTLFTSAFLVDIWCGSVEALPKGQWEASRCLGLDFGQTLYRVIAPQAMRIAIAPTVGFSVQVIKGTALASIIGFIELTKAGTMLNNVTYQPFKVFGLVALGYFLMCYPLSYYSRYLEKKFNAAHHH, encoded by the coding sequence ATGACATTTACCGATTGGGATATTGTGCGCAACCTGCTGCTGGCGGCGCGTTGGACGCTGCTATTGTCGCTGACGGCCTTCATTGGCGGTGCGCTGGTGACGTTTCCGCTCATGCTGCTGCGGTTGACCAAGCGTAAGTGGCCGACGCGATTTGTTCATCTGTATTCCGAGCTATTTCAGGGCACACCGCTGCTGATGCAGTTGTTTCTCGCATTTTTCGGGCTAGCACTGTTCGGTATTGATGTCAGCCCATGGACGGCGGCGGCACTGGCGCTGACGCTGTTTACCAGCGCCTTTCTGGTAGATATCTGGTGCGGCAGCGTAGAAGCCTTGCCGAAAGGGCAGTGGGAAGCGTCGCGCTGTCTCGGGCTGGATTTCGGCCAGACGCTCTATCGGGTGATTGCGCCGCAGGCGATGCGTATCGCCATCGCGCCTACTGTTGGGTTCTCCGTGCAGGTAATTAAAGGCACCGCGCTGGCATCGATCATCGGGTTTATCGAACTGACCAAAGCGGGAACCATGTTGAATAACGTGACCTATCAACCGTTTAAAGTGTTCGGATTGGTGGCGCTAGGCTATTTCCTGATGTGCTATCCGCTCTCTTACTACAGCCGCTATCTGGAGAAGAAATTCAATGCCGCTCATCACCATTAA